The following DNA comes from Haloarchaeobius salinus.
CTCCCCGAGCGGCTCGTTCAAGGACCGCGGCGCGACGACGACGCTCTCGCGGGCGGCCACGCTGGGCGTCGAGAAGGTCATCGAGGACTCCTCGGGCAACGCCGGCGCGGCCATCGCGACGTACGCCGCCCGGGCGGGCATCGAGGCCGACGTGTACGTACCGGCCGACGTGAAGCAGTCGAAGCTGATGGCCATCCAGCGCGCCGGTGCCCGGCCCGTCAGGGTCGAGGGCAGCCGCGAGGACGTGACCGACGCGGCCATCGACGCCGTCGAGTCCGGCGAGGGCTGGTACGCCAGTCACTCCTGGAACCCCGCGTTCTACGCGGGCACGATGACGTTCGCCATCGAGCTCGCCGCCCAGCGCGACTGGACGGTGCCCGACTCGGTCGTCCTCCCGGTCGGCCACGGGACGCTCGCGCTCGGCGCGTACCGCGGCTTCGACCTGCTCGAACGCGCCGGCATCGTCGACCGCGTCCCCCGGCTGCTCGTCGGGCAGGCCGCGGGCTACGCGCCCCTCGCCGCGGAGTTCCGGGGACTCGTCGCCGAGGACGAGGACGACACCGAGAACGAGATGGCCGACGGCATCCAGATCGCCGAGCCGGCGCGTCACGACCAGCTCCGGGCGGCCATCGAGGACTCCGGCGGCGACGCCATCGCGCTCGGCGAGCACGTCGTCGAGAACACGCTCGACGCGCTCCACCGCGACGGCTTCTACGTCGAGCCGACCTGCGCCGTCGCCCCCGCCGCGCTCACGAAGTACCGCGAGCTCGGCGTGATTGACGACGACGAGGACGTTGTCGTCCCGCTCACCGGCAGCGGCCTGAAGACGATGTAGATGACGACCTACCCCGCCAGCTTCTGTCCCGACTGCGGCACCGAACTCGTCGACCGCCACGTCGACGGCCGCGAGCGGCGTTTCTGCGGGTCCTGCTCGCAGGTCGTCTGGCACAACCCTGCGCCCTGTGCCGGCGTCGGCGTCGTCGGCGAGGATGGGGTGCTGCTCGCCCAGCGCGACGTGCCCCCGGGGCGCGGCGAGTGGAGCATCCCCGGCGGGCACATGGAGGCCGACGAACCGGCACCCGTCGCGGCGGCGCGCGAGTTGGCGGAGGAGACCGGACTCCGGGTCGACCCCGCCGACCTCGAACTCGTCGACTGCTTCCACACCAGCAACGGGGACGGCAAGTACGTCGTCTCCGTCGGATACGTGGTACGGGCGGCGGACTGCGCGGGGACGGCGACGGCCCGCGACGAGGTGCAGGCCGTCGGCTGGTTCACGCCCGAGACGTTCGCGGCGCACGACGGCGTCCTCCACGGGGACCACACGGGGCGGTTCCGTGCCGCCTGGGACTGGTTCGGTTCGCGGGCCTGAGCGGCGCCCTCGCCTGTTCTCGCGACGATGGTGACCGTCGAGAGCAAATCGCCCACACCTATATGGGACGCAAGCGTTGCCACGAGCATGAGCTTCGCCGAAATGGACGTGGACACGATCTGGATGGACGGGGAGTACGTCGACTGGGAGGACGCACAGATTCACGTGCTCACCCACGGACTCCACTACGGAACCGGCGTCTTCGAGGGCGCGCGCTGTTACGACACCGAGAAGGGCCCGGCCATCTTCCGCTGGGACGACCACGTCGAGCGGCTCTACCAGTCCTGCAAGCCGTACGAGATGGAGATCGACCACGAGCCCGCGGAGATAACCGAGGCCACGAAGACGCTCATCGCCGAGCAGGAGCTCGCGTCCTGCTACATCCGACCCATCGTCTTCTACGGCTACAAGAGCCTCGGCGTCTCGCCCGGTGACTGCCCGACGCGGACCGCCATCGCGTGCTGGCCGTGGGGCACCTACCTCGGCGAGGACGCGCTGGAGAACGGCATCAAGGTGAAGGTGTCGTCGTGGCGAAAGCACTCCTCCAGCCAGATCCCGACGAACGCGAAGACGACCGGCCTCTACGTCAACAGCCTGCTCGCCGGCGAGGAGGCCCGCCGCAACGGCTACCGCGAGGCCATCGTCCTGAACAAGGAGGGCAACGTCGCCGAGGGCCCCGGCGAGAACATCTTCCTCGTCCGCGACGGCGAGATCTACACGCCCGGGCTCTCCGAGAGCATCCTCGACGGCATCACCCGCGACACCGTCATCACGCTCGCCGAGGAGCTGGGCTACGAGGTCCACGACAACGTCTCCATCTCGCGTGGCGAGCTCAACACCGCCGACGAGCTCTTCTTCACCGGCTCGGCCGCCGAGGTCACGCCCATCCGGCAGGTCGACAACGTCGAGATCGGCGACGGCTCGCGCGGTCCGGTCACCGAGGAGATACAGCAGCGGTTCTTCGACGTGGTCAACCGGCGCACCGACGACCACGACGAGTGGTTCGACTACGTCGACGCCTGAACTGGCTCAGTCCCCTTCTTCGTCGTCCTCGACCTCGACCAGATCCTCGACCGTCGAGTTGCCCATCCGCTCGGAGTCGCCGAAGCCCGCCGAGAGGATGCGGGTGAGGGCGTCTTCGACGCGTTCGTCGGTCTCCTCGAGCTCCTCGGGCGGGATCTCGATGACGAACCCGGTGGTGATGTTCGGCGCGGTCGGCATGAACACCACCTCGCGGCCGTCCTCGGTCGTCTTCCCGGTCTTGAACGCGGTGAGACGCATCCCCGGCAGCGGCTCGACGCGGACGGGTTTCTGCAGCGAGTCGGTGCCGCCGAGTGCGGTCTCCGCAGCCATCTTCGAGGCGTTGTAGACGACGCGCAGGCCGGGGACGCGGTTGGCCATGTTGTCGATGAGTCCCTCGGCCAGGTTGCCGACTGCGGTCCGCATCAGGTAGCCGACGGAGAAGACGAACACGACGAAGACGGCGAGGACGACGAGCACGCGGAGCGGTTCGACGAGGGCGTCCGCAACCGCGCTCGACAGGCCGAGGTCGGTGAGCAGGTCGACCCTGATGACGCGCTGTGGCGTGATGGCGGAGACGACGCCGTACAGCCAGGCGATGACGTAGGCGCTGACGAGCACGGGCAGGACGACGATGAGACCCGACGCGAAGTCCCGTTTCCACGACGACATACACGCGACCAATCAGACTGCGGGGTTATGTCTCTGTTCCTATCGGCCGAGGACCGCCCGCAGCGCGAACGTGACGTTTTCTTTCCGTTCGCGCACCCGCCGGTAGAAGTACGAGAGCCACTTCCCACCGTAGGGGGCGTACTGCCACACCTCGACACCCTCGCTGGCGAGGTCGAACTGCGCGTCCTCGCGCACGCCCATGAGCATCTGGATCTCGTAGGGCGTCCCGTGCTCGGCGTGGAGGTCCCGCGCCATCGCGATCATCTCGGGGTCGTGGCTGCCGACGGCGATGCCGTCGTCGAACTCCTCGAACATCTGTCGGAGGAGGTCGCGGTACTGCTGGTCCACCCGCGACTTCTCCTTGTACGCGACGGACTTCGGCTCGTCGTACGCGCCCTTCACCAGCCGGACCTTCCCCGGCACGTCCGCGAGGCGTTCGAGGTCCTCGGGCGTGCGCTTGAGGTTCGCCTGGATGCAGACGCCGACGTTGCCGTCGGTCTCGCGGGCGTACTTCTCGAAGGCGTCGAGCGTCGCGTCGGTCGTGTGGCGGTCCTCCATGTCCACCCAGACGAACGTGCCGGCCTCGTCGGCCACGTCGACGATCTCGCCGAGCAGCTCGTCGAACACGTCGTCGCCGACGTCGAGGCCGATCTGCGATGGTTTGATCGAGATGCAGGCGTCGACCTCGGTGTCGCCGATGTCCGCGACCAGCTGCTTGTACGTCTCGGCGTCGTCCTCGGCCGGCCCCCGCTCGTCGTAGTGCTCGCCGAGCAGGTTCAGGATGACCTTCACGTCGCCCTCGTTCAGCTCCCGGGCGTGTTCCAGTGCCTCCGCTGGTGTCTCCCCGGCGACGAACCGGCTCGCGATGGGTGGAATCATGCCAGAGAGTGGGGGCCGGTGGTACAAGAGGGTTGATGTCCCGGGCTGGGTGGTGTGGGCAGTGATTCCACGTGGGTCGGACACCGAGCGGGGACCGAATCCACGTGCGATGTACACTCCGGTGCCGGGCGGCGGCCCGCGAGCTGTCAGCAGCTGTCCCGAAACGACGTCGGGTCGAACCGGGAACCGGGTACCGCTACCACGGTTCCTGCTTCAGGTCAAGCACGTACGCCACGCCGTTCGTCCCGATGTGCAGCAGCGGCGTCAGGACGACGACGACCGCGAGCACCGGCCACGTGAACCACTCGCCGAACCACGCCGGGTCCACGACGGCGGTGAGCGCGAGCGCGCCGACGACGAAGTCGAGCTGGTCGAGCCCGGGGAACGCGGCCCCGCGTTCCCGGCCGGTCCGGCGCTTGAGGAACGACGCGCCGATGTCCCCGAGCATCGCGCCGAGGGCCAGGGCGAACGCGACCGGCAGCGGGAACGTCGGGAGCGTCACGTTCGCGGCGTCCCCGACGGTCGGGGCGAGTTCGGAGAGGCCGAGGGCGAGTGCGACGCCCACGGCGGTCCCGACGATGGTCCCGCGCCAGGTCTTCCCGTCGCCCAGCACCCGTCGCTCGCCGAGGGTGCGACCGCCGTCGATGGGGCGCCCACCGCCGAGGAGCACCGCCGCGTTGTTCGGCACGTACGCGGGGAGCATCGCCCAGAAGGCGACCACCAGCGTCGAGACGACGTCCATGGTCGTGGGATGTCGACCGTCCGACTTAAGACGTCTGGGTTGCCGTCGGCCCGGTGGTGCTCGACACGAACCGGCGTCAGAGGGACGGTGGCGGCCAGAACGTCCCTGCACGACCGACTCCCGCGGCTGGCCACGCCGTCGGACTCTCGCTGCGCTCCGCTCGCGGATTCCACTCGCGCTCCCCGGCGGGGGCACCCGGCCGGTCCGGACCCACCCCATCGGCGGCAGCGCCGGAGCCGCCGAGGACCAACCGCGGCACGCCCGCGGACGAATCCACGGGCCTTATTGCCGCCGGGTGCGGCTCTCAGTGCAATGACGGACGACGAGCTCATCTCGGCACTGGTGGCGGCCGACGCGGTCCGCTTCGGCGAGTTCGAACTGAGCCACGGCGGCACGAGCGAGTACTACGTGGACAAGTACCTGTTCGAGACGGACGTCGACTGCCTGCGCCAGATCGGCGACGCGTTCGCGGAGCGCGTCGAAGACACGAAGCTGGCGGGCGTCGCACTCGGCGGGGTCCCGCTCGTGGTGGCGACCGCGCTCGCGGCGGACCTGCCGTACGTCATCGCCCGCAAGCAGCAGAAGGAGTACGGCACCGCGAACCTCGTCGAGGGGCGGCTGGACGAGGGGGAGGAGGTCGTCGTCGTGGAGGACATCGCCACGACCGGCCAGTCCGCCGTCGACGCAGTCGAGGCGCTCCGTGACGCCGGCGCGGTGGTGAACCGGGCGCTCATCGTCGTCGACCGCGAGGAGGGTGGCCGCGAGAACCTCGCCGAC
Coding sequences within:
- a CDS encoding pyridoxal-phosphate dependent enzyme, with translation MTLQNLYCQACGAEYDAGPDEPWRCSCGHALDLETPPLPDGDPLPVSQLDTRRGLWTFHEFLPVDRAVTLGEGFTPVVESDRWDAEFKLEYVSPSGSFKDRGATTTLSRAATLGVEKVIEDSSGNAGAAIATYAARAGIEADVYVPADVKQSKLMAIQRAGARPVRVEGSREDVTDAAIDAVESGEGWYASHSWNPAFYAGTMTFAIELAAQRDWTVPDSVVLPVGHGTLALGAYRGFDLLERAGIVDRVPRLLVGQAAGYAPLAAEFRGLVAEDEDDTENEMADGIQIAEPARHDQLRAAIEDSGGDAIALGEHVVENTLDALHRDGFYVEPTCAVAPAALTKYRELGVIDDDEDVVVPLTGSGLKTM
- a CDS encoding NUDIX domain-containing protein, translated to MTTYPASFCPDCGTELVDRHVDGRERRFCGSCSQVVWHNPAPCAGVGVVGEDGVLLAQRDVPPGRGEWSIPGGHMEADEPAPVAAARELAEETGLRVDPADLELVDCFHTSNGDGKYVVSVGYVVRAADCAGTATARDEVQAVGWFTPETFAAHDGVLHGDHTGRFRAAWDWFGSRA
- a CDS encoding branched-chain amino acid transaminase; the protein is MSFAEMDVDTIWMDGEYVDWEDAQIHVLTHGLHYGTGVFEGARCYDTEKGPAIFRWDDHVERLYQSCKPYEMEIDHEPAEITEATKTLIAEQELASCYIRPIVFYGYKSLGVSPGDCPTRTAIACWPWGTYLGEDALENGIKVKVSSWRKHSSSQIPTNAKTTGLYVNSLLAGEEARRNGYREAIVLNKEGNVAEGPGENIFLVRDGEIYTPGLSESILDGITRDTVITLAEELGYEVHDNVSISRGELNTADELFFTGSAAEVTPIRQVDNVEIGDGSRGPVTEEIQQRFFDVVNRRTDDHDEWFDYVDA
- a CDS encoding DUF502 domain-containing protein, with the protein product MSSWKRDFASGLIVVLPVLVSAYVIAWLYGVVSAITPQRVIRVDLLTDLGLSSAVADALVEPLRVLVVLAVFVVFVFSVGYLMRTAVGNLAEGLIDNMANRVPGLRVVYNASKMAAETALGGTDSLQKPVRVEPLPGMRLTAFKTGKTTEDGREVVFMPTAPNITTGFVIEIPPEELEETDERVEDALTRILSAGFGDSERMGNSTVEDLVEVEDDEEGD
- a CDS encoding proline dehydrogenase family protein encodes the protein MIPPIASRFVAGETPAEALEHARELNEGDVKVILNLLGEHYDERGPAEDDAETYKQLVADIGDTEVDACISIKPSQIGLDVGDDVFDELLGEIVDVADEAGTFVWVDMEDRHTTDATLDAFEKYARETDGNVGVCIQANLKRTPEDLERLADVPGKVRLVKGAYDEPKSVAYKEKSRVDQQYRDLLRQMFEEFDDGIAVGSHDPEMIAMARDLHAEHGTPYEIQMLMGVREDAQFDLASEGVEVWQYAPYGGKWLSYFYRRVRERKENVTFALRAVLGR
- a CDS encoding CDP-2,3-bis-(O-geranylgeranyl)-sn-glycerol synthase, which codes for MDVVSTLVVAFWAMLPAYVPNNAAVLLGGGRPIDGGRTLGERRVLGDGKTWRGTIVGTAVGVALALGLSELAPTVGDAANVTLPTFPLPVAFALALGAMLGDIGASFLKRRTGRERGAAFPGLDQLDFVVGALALTAVVDPAWFGEWFTWPVLAVVVVLTPLLHIGTNGVAYVLDLKQEPW
- the pyrE gene encoding orotate phosphoribosyltransferase — encoded protein: MTDDELISALVAADAVRFGEFELSHGGTSEYYVDKYLFETDVDCLRQIGDAFAERVEDTKLAGVALGGVPLVVATALAADLPYVIARKQQKEYGTANLVEGRLDEGEEVVVVEDIATTGQSAVDAVEALRDAGAVVNRALIVVDREEGGRENLADAGVEMEALVTASDLLSHADDA